In one window of Nicotiana tabacum cultivar K326 chromosome 12, ASM71507v2, whole genome shotgun sequence DNA:
- the LOC107794282 gene encoding 26S proteasome non-ATPase regulatory subunit 2 homolog A-like — protein MSKTPDPNSTGTSAGAGKPTGEEATVKVPSKDPKKKDDKKDEDLSEEDLALKQQLELYVERVQDADPGLQKVALESMRQEIRTATSSMTSVPKPLKFLRPHYGTLKGFYENMPDSDLKKLLADILSVLALTMSAEGERESLKYRLLGSEGDIGSWGHEYVRNLAGEIGQEYAKRQSEEAPIDDLMELVQQIVSFNMKHNAEPDAVDLLIEVEDLDLLVEHVDSSNCKRTCAYLTSFAKYLPGPDDMLVLDIAYTIYMKFEEYPLALVTALALDNMQSIKQVFTSCDDLLLKKQFCYILARHGQTFDLDEEMCGGDEEREGLQEIINNTKLSEGYLALARDIEVMEPKTPDDIYKPHLLDGRASAGASVDSARQNLAATFVNAFVNAGFGQDKLMTVPSEATSGGSSTSWLFKNKEHGKASAAASLGMILLWDVDSGLAQLDKYFHSTDTHVIAGALLGVGIVNCGIKNDCDPALALLAEYVDKDDPSIRIGAIMGLGLAYAGAQNEQIRSILTPILGDNKASLDVIAFAAISLGLVYVGSCNEEIAQAIIFALMERSESELAEPLARLLPLGLGLLYLGKQESVEATAEVSKTFHEKIRKHCNMTLLSCAYAGTGNVLKVQHFLGQCAQHLEKGETYQGPAVLGIAMVAMSEELGLEMTIRSLEHLLQYGEQNIRRAVPLALALLCISNPKVNVMDTLSRLSHDSDTEVAMAAIISLGLIGAGTNNARIAGMLRNLSSYYYKEANLLFCVRIAQGLVHLGKGLITLSPYHSERFLLSPTALAGLVTLLHVCLDMKAIILGKYHYVFYFLTLAMQPRMLMTVDENLKPLSVPVRVGQAVDVIGQAGRPKTITGFQTHSTPVLLAAGDRAELATEKYIPISPILEGFVILKENPEYRDDH, from the exons ATGTCGAAAACTCCGGATCCGAACAGTACCGGTACTAGCGCCGGCGCCGGGAAACCTACCGGAGAAGAGGCGACGGTGAAGGTTCCCTCCAAGGATccaaagaagaaggatgacaagaAAGACGAAGATCTA TCGGAGGAGGATTTGGCTTTGAAGCAGCAATTGGAACTATATGTGGAGAGAGTTCAGGATGCAGATCCTGGCCTTCAGAAGGTTGCCCTGGAGAGCATGAG GCAGGAAATTCGTACTGCTACAAGCTCCATGACATCGGTCCCAAAACCACTAAAGTTCTTGCGTCCCCATTATGGAACACTAAAGGGATTTTATGAGAATATGCCGGATTCTGATTTGAAG AAACTTCTGGCAGATATACTGTCTGTTCTGGCTTTGACAATGTCTGCTGAAGGAGAAAGG GAGAGCTTGAAGTATAGACTGTTGGGATCTGAAGGTGACATTGGTTCCTGGGGACATGAATATGTTAG GAACTTGGCTGGAGAAATTGGACAAGAGTATGCAAAACGGCAG AGTGAAGAGGCCCCAATAGACGATCTTATGGAGCTTGTGCAACAAATTGTTTCTTTCAACATGAAG CATAATGCCGAACCTGATGCTGTCGATCTATTAATCGAG GTTGAAGACCTTGATCTCTTGGTGGAGCATGTGGATAGCAGCAATTGTAAAAGGACATGTGCCTACCTCACCAGTTTTGCAAA ATACCTTCCTGGACCTGATGACATGTTGGTTCTTGATATTGCATACACTATAtacatgaaatttgaggagtaTCCTCTAGCACTTGTGACTGCATTAGCCCTAGACAACATGCAG TCTATAAAGCAAGTTTTTACGTCATGTGATGATCTTCTACTGAAGAAGCAGTTCTGTTACATCCTTGCTCGCCAT GGTCAAACGTTTGACCTTGATGAAGAGATGTGTGGGGGTGATGAAGAGAGAGAAGGATTGCAGGAAATTATTAACAATACGAAATTAAGTGAAGGCTATCTTGCACTTGCTCGTGATATTGAGGTCATGGAACCCAAAACCCCCGATGACATATACAAG CCACATTTGCTTGATGGCCGAGCTAGTGCGGGAGCAAGTGTCGATTCGGCTAGACAAAATTTGGCTGCTACATTTGTCAATGCATTTGTCAATGCTGGTTTTGGTCAG GATAAGTTGATGACGGTACCATCAGAGGCCACAAGTGGTGGTTCCTCCACAAGCTGGCTTTTCAAAAATAAAGAACATGGCAAGGCTAGTGCTGCAGCAAGTCTG GGAATGATCCTGCTTTGGGATGTTGATTCTGGGCTTGCACAACTTGATAAGTATTTCCATAGTACTGATACCCATGTCATTGCTGGTGCACTATTAGGAGTTGGAATTGTAAACTGTGGCATCAAGAATGATTGTGATCCA GCATTGGCACTTCTTGCTGAATATGTAGACAAAGATGATCCTTCAATTAGAATAGGTGCTATAATGGGCCTGGGTCTTGCTTATGCAGGTGCTCAGAATGAGCAG ATCAGAAGTATATTGACTCCCATACTTGGAGATAATAAGGCGTCCCTTGATGTCATTGCATTCGCTGCAATAtcattgggcttggtgtacgtGGGTTCATGTAATGAAGAGATTGCCCAGGCAATCATATTTGCATTGATGGAGCGAAGCGAGTCAGAATTGGCAGAGCCCCTTGCCCGTCTCTTGCCTCTGGGTCTTGGTCTTTTATACCTTGGGAAGCAG GAAAGTGTCGAAGCTACAGCTGAAGTTTCGAAAACTTTCCATGAGAAGATCAGAAAGCATTGTAATATGACCCTGCTTTCTTGTGCCTATGCTGGGACAGGCAACGTACTCAAG GTCCAACACTTTCTTGGTCAATGTGCTCAACATCTTGAAAAGGGTGAAACCTATCAGGGACCAGCTGTCCTTGGTATTGCAATGGTAGCAATGTCTGAAGAATTGGGGCTTGAAATGACAATACGCTCCCTAGAACATCTTTTGCAGTATGGAGAGCAAAATATTAGAAGAGcagttccgttggctcttgcccTCCTCTGCATATCAAATCCAAAG GTCAATGTCATGGACACACTGAGCAGGCTTAGTCATGATTCAGACACTGAAGTAGCAATG GCTGCTATCATTTCATTGGGATTGATAGGTGCCGGAACAAACAATGCTCGAATAGCTGGCATGCTGCGTAACTTGTCCAGTTACTATTACAAAGAAGCCAACCTTCTTTTCTGT GTTCGGATCGCCCAAGGTCTTGTCCATTTGGGGAAGGGCTTGATAACTCTTTCACCATATCATTCTGAACGATTTTTGTTATCTCC GACTGCACTGGCTGGACTCGTAACTCTGCTGCACGTATGTCTTGATATGAAGGCCATTATTTTGGGGAAATACCACTATGTGTTTTACTTTCTGACACTGGCGATGCAG CCAAGGATGCTGATGACTGTGGATGAGAATTTAAAACCCTTGTCAGTGCCTGTCCGAGTTGGTCAAGCTGTTGATGTTATCGGTCAGGCTGGTCGACCGAAGACGATTACGGGTTTCCAGACACACTCAACCCCAGTTCTCCTTGCTGCTGGGGATCGAGCCGAGCTTGCTACAGAAAA GTACATTCCAATCTCGCCCATTCTTGAAGGCTTTGTCATCTTGAAAGAGAATCCCGAGTATAGGGATGACCACTAG
- the LOC107794283 gene encoding protein NUCLEAR FUSION DEFECTIVE 6, mitochondrial: protein MATAAASAAARSVFRSPSVRNAASKIASESKTVPSSFRAASRCALSNRIFRCPAEMSACVESLQPYHTATASALMTSMLIVSMRSYSWLSEGIGKTR from the exons ATGGCCACCGCCGCCGCATCGGCCGCCGCCAGGTCCGTTTTCCGGTCACCATCTGTCCGCAACGCCGCTTCCAAAATAGCATCCGAATCGAAAACCGTTCCTTCATCTTTTCGCGCAGCTTCTAGATGTGCTCTCTCCAATCGTATCTTCAG GTGTCCGGCTGAGATGAGCGCTTGTGTGGAGTCACTGCAACCGTACCACACAGCCACTGCTTCGGCCTTGATGACTTCCATGCTGATTGTCTCCATGCGCAGTTACAGTTGGCTATCAGAAG GCATTGGTAAAACTAGATGA